One window of Deltaproteobacteria bacterium genomic DNA carries:
- a CDS encoding ribbon-helix-helix protein, CopG family: MRNTAKNPRVSADDIAEKAMSGEDISRFFTNKGEMKPAIQRVNVDLTLDMLKELDTIARELNISRQAVIKTYLRQCLDQHYLARRQAAT, from the coding sequence ATGAGGAATACAGCTAAGAACCCCAGAGTATCTGCCGATGACATTGCGGAAAAGGCAATGAGCGGGGAGGATATATCTCGCTTTTTTACAAACAAAGGGGAGATGAAACCAGCGATTCAGCGTGTTAATGTGGATCTTACCCTGGATATGCTAAAGGAGCTCGATACGATTGCAAGAGAATTAAATATCAGCCGCCAGGCCGTTATAAAGACATATTTGCGACAGTGCCTGGACCAACACTATTTGGCTCGTCGGCAAGCCGCAACGTAG